One Candidatus Woesearchaeota archaeon genomic region harbors:
- a CDS encoding 50S ribosomal protein L21e — MVIKIGGSRKRTRHKFKKHIRRKGKISLSKYFQTFENGDFVSIKAEPAIQTGSYYVRFHGRKGKIVGKRGRHYLVQVMDGSVAKKLILHPVHLSKIQVTKAAAASK; from the coding sequence ATGGTCATAAAGATAGGCGGATCCAGGAAAAGGACAAGGCACAAGTTCAAGAAGCATATCAGGAGAAAGGGAAAAATAAGCCTGAGCAAATACTTCCAGACTTTTGAGAATGGCGATTTTGTTTCTATCAAGGCAGAGCCGGCAATCCAGACCGGAAGCTATTATGTAAGGTTCCACGGAAGGAAAGGAAAGATTGTGGGCAAGAGAGGCAGGCACTACCTTGTGCAGGTCATGGACGGCAGTGTTGCCAAAAAGCTGATATTGCACCCAGTGCACCTCTCCAAGATTCAGGTCACAAAGGCGGCTGCAGCCAGCAAATAA